Proteins encoded within one genomic window of Gallus gallus isolate bGalGal1 chromosome 1, bGalGal1.mat.broiler.GRCg7b, whole genome shotgun sequence:
- the LOC121106531 gene encoding uncharacterized protein LOC121106531 isoform X2, producing MKVWVLTAAALLLAQLSLAPAHVEALGDGAALPARQLGAGGPTDNHRPAGDGGDNEADDSHPQVLAEHHPGSGVPCKATGSGMQHPPSRPRRSPPQPFRSRSLGLSHHLKGYGKFNSDTHSCRGIQSRPCHKPSDCSGCLGLYTCRPPGTCGLKAVSRQRGGFLQSIQGHAIPEQRSSA from the exons ATGAAGGTCTGGGTGCTGACAGccgctgccctgctgctggcacagctctccCTGGCCCCAGCACACGTAGAGGCACTGGGGGACGGGGCAGCCCTCCCAGCAAGGCAGCTTGGAGCTGGGGGCCCCACGGACAACCATCGGCCAGCTGGAGATGGAGGGGACAATGAGGCGGATGACAGCCACCCCCAGGTCCTGGCAGAGCACCACCCCGGCTCTGGGGTTCCCTGCAAGGCCACAGGCAGCGGCATGCAGCACCCCCCCAGCAGGCCCCGCAGGAGCCCACCACAGCCGTTCCGCAGCAGGAGCCTGGGGCTGAGCCATCACCTGAAGGGCTACGGGAAGTTCAACAGCGACACG CACTCCTGCCGCGGCATCCAGAGCCGGCCCTGCCACAAGCCCTCGGACTGCAGTGGCTGCCTGGGGCTCTACACCTGCAGGCCACCCGGCACCTGCGGCCTGAAGGCCGTCTCCCGGCAGAGAG GGGGGTTCCTGCAGAGCATCCAGGGGCATGCCATACCGGAGCAACGCAGCTCAGCATGA
- the LOC121106531 gene encoding uncharacterized protein LOC121106531 isoform X1: MKVWVLTAAALLLAQLSLAPAHVEALGDGAALPARQLGAGGPTDNHRPAGDGGDNEADDSHPQVLAEHHPGSGVPCKATGSGMQHPPSRPRRSPPQPFRSRSLGLSHHLKGYGKFNSDTHSCRGIQSRPCHKPSDCSGCLGLYTCRPPGTCGLKAVSRQRGEQHLWYCVGSVRPQGLSQHGCSLGFVFTGGFLQSIQGHAIPEQRSSA; encoded by the exons ATGAAGGTCTGGGTGCTGACAGccgctgccctgctgctggcacagctctccCTGGCCCCAGCACACGTAGAGGCACTGGGGGACGGGGCAGCCCTCCCAGCAAGGCAGCTTGGAGCTGGGGGCCCCACGGACAACCATCGGCCAGCTGGAGATGGAGGGGACAATGAGGCGGATGACAGCCACCCCCAGGTCCTGGCAGAGCACCACCCCGGCTCTGGGGTTCCCTGCAAGGCCACAGGCAGCGGCATGCAGCACCCCCCCAGCAGGCCCCGCAGGAGCCCACCACAGCCGTTCCGCAGCAGGAGCCTGGGGCTGAGCCATCACCTGAAGGGCTACGGGAAGTTCAACAGCGACACG CACTCCTGCCGCGGCATCCAGAGCCGGCCCTGCCACAAGCCCTCGGACTGCAGTGGCTGCCTGGGGCTCTACACCTGCAGGCCACCCGGCACCTGCGGCCTGAAGGCCGTCTCCCGGCAGAGAGGTGAGCAGCACCTGTGGTACTGTGTGGGTTCTGTGCGGCCGCAAGGCCTCAGCCAGCATGGCTGCTCTCTGGGCTTTGTCTTCACAGGGGGGTTCCTGCAGAGCATCCAGGGGCATGCCATACCGGAGCAACGCAGCTCAGCATGA